Proteins found in one Methylococcus sp. EFPC2 genomic segment:
- a CDS encoding 2Fe-2S iron-sulfur cluster-binding protein has product MSTLTILPSGKTIAAEIGKTLLELIQAAGEEIQHKCGGNAQCGSCHIFLQAGRKSVSKIASAENQKLDSIVGVGSKSRLACQAQVVGEEDITVELLGFASGF; this is encoded by the coding sequence ATGTCTACCTTAACCATACTGCCATCCGGAAAAACCATCGCCGCAGAAATCGGCAAGACACTGCTGGAATTGATCCAGGCAGCCGGCGAAGAGATACAGCACAAGTGCGGCGGCAATGCCCAGTGCGGTAGCTGCCACATCTTCCTGCAGGCCGGCCGCAAGAGCGTGTCCAAGATCGCCTCGGCGGAAAACCAGAAGCTGGACAGCATCGTCGGCGTCGGATCCAAATCCCGCCTGGCTTGCCAGGCCCAAGTGGTCGGCGAGGAAGACATCACCGTCGAGCTGCTGGGTTTCGCTTCCGGGTTCTGA
- a CDS encoding BolA family protein, with product MEIAEVRQLIESGIPGSEVIVDGEGCSFSVVVVGEAFAGLSLVKRQQQVLATVSEPLSSGALHAISMKVYTSAEWAAERDKPAATA from the coding sequence ATGGAAATCGCCGAAGTCCGCCAATTGATCGAGTCCGGCATACCCGGTTCCGAAGTCATTGTCGACGGTGAGGGCTGCAGCTTCTCGGTCGTCGTGGTCGGTGAGGCCTTCGCCGGTCTGAGCCTGGTCAAGCGGCAGCAGCAGGTTCTGGCCACCGTCAGCGAGCCGCTCTCGAGCGGCGCCCTGCATGCCATCAGCATGAAGGTGTATACGTCGGCGGAATGGGCGGCTGAGCGGGATAAGCCGGCGGCCACTGCCTAG
- the grxD gene encoding Grx4 family monothiol glutaredoxin, which translates to MSIEDTIRDQIANHPVLLYMKGVPDMPQCGFSAKAVACLQATGIPFAYVNILAAPQIREKLPSVSSWPTFPQLFVNGELVGGSDIVDEIAQKGELKPLLESAVAAKAEG; encoded by the coding sequence ATGAGCATCGAAGATACCATCCGCGACCAGATCGCCAACCATCCCGTACTCCTGTACATGAAGGGCGTGCCCGACATGCCACAATGCGGATTTTCCGCCAAGGCGGTCGCCTGTTTGCAGGCCACCGGCATCCCGTTCGCCTATGTGAACATCCTGGCGGCGCCGCAAATCCGGGAGAAGCTGCCCAGCGTTTCGTCCTGGCCCACCTTTCCCCAGTTGTTCGTGAACGGCGAACTGGTGGGCGGCAGCGACATCGTCGACGAGATCGCCCAGAAAGGCGAGCTCAAGCCCCTGCTGGAAAGCGCGGTCGCCGCCAAGGCCGAAGGCTAG
- a CDS encoding zinc ribbon domain-containing protein has product MPLYDYRCPDCDKTFELLVKISDTPVCPSCGGQHLEKLVSKPAPAGKTAGILASARSQAAKEGHFSNYKASERPRTR; this is encoded by the coding sequence ATGCCACTCTACGATTATCGTTGCCCGGACTGCGATAAGACCTTCGAGTTACTGGTCAAGATTTCCGACACGCCGGTCTGCCCGTCATGCGGCGGCCAGCACCTGGAAAAGCTGGTATCCAAACCTGCTCCGGCCGGCAAAACGGCCGGCATCCTTGCGAGTGCCCGGTCCCAGGCGGCGAAGGAAGGTCATTTCAGCAATTACAAAGCTTCGGAGCGGCCGCGCACCCGCTAG